A region of Massilia sp. KIM DNA encodes the following proteins:
- a CDS encoding acetyltransferase has translation MGAPIAIFGAGGHGRELLQLVRDIGAWDVAGFVVDERFPAPPEVAGLPVLGGLDWLAARPEVAVVVAVGAPAARRAIVERIRARAPNPFPALVHPRAWVGERVALGEGTVVCAGAMLTTDIRLGAHVHLNVASTLAHDDVLEDFVTLAPGVHLAGGVLLREGAELGVGSSVIPRRTVGAWTVVGAGAVVTRDLEADCTAAGVPARVLSRRAPGWQLAQA, from the coding sequence ATGGGCGCGCCGATCGCGATCTTCGGCGCCGGCGGCCACGGGCGCGAGCTGCTGCAACTGGTGCGCGACATCGGCGCCTGGGATGTCGCCGGCTTCGTGGTGGACGAGCGCTTCCCGGCCCCGCCCGAGGTGGCGGGCCTGCCGGTGCTGGGCGGACTGGACTGGCTGGCCGCCCGTCCCGAGGTGGCGGTGGTGGTCGCGGTCGGCGCGCCGGCCGCGCGCCGCGCCATCGTCGAACGCATCCGCGCCCGCGCGCCGAATCCCTTCCCGGCGCTGGTCCATCCGCGCGCCTGGGTCGGCGAACGGGTGGCGCTGGGCGAGGGGACGGTGGTGTGCGCCGGCGCCATGCTGACCACCGACATCCGGCTCGGCGCCCATGTGCACCTGAACGTGGCCAGCACCCTGGCCCACGACGACGTGCTGGAGGATTTCGTCACCCTGGCCCCGGGCGTGCACCTGGCCGGCGGCGTGCTGCTGCGCGAAGGCGCGGAGCTGGGCGTCGGCAGTTCGGTGATCCCGCGCCGCACGGTGGGCGCCTGGACGGTGGTGGGGGCGGGCGCGGTGGTGACGCGCGACCTGGAAGCCGATTGCACCGCGGCCGGCGTGCCGGCGCGCGTGCTGTCGCGGCGCGCGCCCGGCTGGCAGCTGGCTCAGGCCTGA
- a CDS encoding tripartite tricarboxylate transporter permease codes for MDIFANLAVGFETAFTLANLFYCLLGVFVGTAVGVLPGLGPTATIAMLLPITFGLPPVSSLIMLSGIYYGAQYGGSTTAILVNLPGEASSVVTALDGYKMARQGQAGRALATAAIASFFAGTVATCLLAWFAPPLASMALQFGPAEYFSLMTMGLVASVVLAHGSLFKAVGMVVVGLILGLIGTDVNSGATRFTFDLPPLADGINFVIVAMGMFGLGEIIKNLEHEETRSMTIKKIEGLFPTRADLRRIVGPVLRGTGLGSLLGILPGGGAMLSSFASYSIEKKVSPNRAQFGKGAIEGVAAPEAANNAGAQTSFIPMLTLGIPSNPVMALMIGAMIIQGIQPGPGVITEQPMLFWGMIASMWIGNLFLVVLNLPMIGLWVRMIMVPYHLLYPAILLFCAIGVFSLNNSDFDITLMAVFGLFGYLCAKLDCEPAPLMLGFIIGPMMEEYLRRALLLSRSDPMVFVSSPISATMLAMSLAALVMVMLPALRKKREEAFVE; via the coding sequence GTGGACATCTTCGCCAACCTGGCGGTCGGCTTCGAGACCGCCTTCACCCTCGCCAACCTGTTCTACTGCCTGCTCGGCGTCTTCGTCGGCACCGCGGTCGGCGTGCTGCCCGGCCTGGGGCCGACCGCCACCATCGCCATGCTGCTGCCGATCACGTTCGGCCTGCCGCCGGTCTCCTCCCTGATCATGTTGTCGGGCATTTACTACGGCGCCCAGTACGGCGGCTCGACCACCGCGATCCTGGTCAACCTGCCGGGCGAAGCCTCCTCGGTGGTCACGGCCCTGGACGGCTACAAGATGGCGCGCCAGGGCCAGGCCGGACGCGCCCTGGCCACCGCCGCCATCGCCTCCTTCTTTGCCGGCACCGTGGCCACCTGCCTGCTGGCCTGGTTCGCGCCGCCGCTGGCCAGCATGGCGCTGCAGTTCGGCCCGGCCGAATACTTCTCGCTCATGACCATGGGCCTGGTGGCCTCGGTGGTGCTGGCCCATGGCTCGCTATTCAAGGCGGTCGGCATGGTGGTGGTCGGCCTGATCCTGGGCCTGATCGGCACCGACGTGAACTCGGGCGCCACCCGCTTCACCTTCGACCTGCCGCCGCTGGCCGACGGCATCAACTTCGTGATCGTGGCGATGGGCATGTTCGGCCTGGGCGAGATCATCAAGAACCTCGAGCACGAGGAAACCCGCTCGATGACGATCAAGAAGATCGAGGGCCTGTTCCCGACCCGCGCCGACCTGCGCCGCATCGTCGGCCCGGTGCTGCGCGGCACCGGCCTGGGCTCGCTGCTGGGCATTCTGCCGGGCGGCGGCGCCATGCTGTCTTCCTTCGCCTCCTATTCGATCGAGAAGAAGGTCTCGCCCAACCGGGCCCAGTTCGGCAAGGGCGCGATCGAGGGCGTGGCCGCCCCGGAAGCGGCCAACAACGCCGGCGCCCAGACCTCCTTCATCCCCATGCTGACCCTGGGCATCCCGTCCAACCCGGTGATGGCCCTGATGATCGGCGCCATGATCATCCAGGGCATCCAGCCCGGTCCGGGCGTGATCACCGAACAGCCGATGCTGTTCTGGGGCATGATCGCCTCGATGTGGATCGGCAACCTGTTCCTGGTGGTGCTCAACCTGCCCATGATCGGCCTGTGGGTGCGCATGATCATGGTGCCCTACCACCTGCTGTATCCGGCCATCCTGCTGTTCTGCGCGATCGGGGTATTCAGCCTGAACAACAGCGACTTCGACATCACCCTGATGGCGGTGTTCGGCCTGTTCGGCTACCTGTGCGCCAAGCTCGACTGCGAGCCGGCGCCCCTGATGCTGGGCTTCATCATCGGCCCGATGATGGAAGAATACCTGCGCCGCGCCCTGCTGCTCTCGCGCAGCGACCCGATGGTCTTCGTCAGCAGCCCGATCAGCGCCACCATGCTGGCCATGTCCCTGGCGGCGCTGGTGATGGTGATGCTGCCGGCCCTGCGCAAGAAGCGCGAGGAAGCATTCGTCGAGTAA
- the flhB gene encoding flagellar type III secretion system protein FlhB, giving the protein MADNGSGGDKTEKPSAQKLKKAREEGQVARSRDLATAVGILISLKLFTLLLPGYMEQFRMLFRMVFVPLGETGAMENQMSMVFLDAVLLLVKMVLPLLAVPAVVVLAGAVPGGFAASSKNLAPNFGRLNPLKNLGNLFSQKHWIGFLTSAAKAVVLCVVLWFVSQSGIKAYLELQRMPLGEALLQGSGMAFDALMALVAVFVIFAIIDVPVQYFLFMRNQRMSKQEVKEEYKSNEGKPEVKQRIRQLQNQLARRSVSKTVPTADVVIVNPEHYAVALKYDTARAEAPFVVAKGVDEMALYIRQVAREHKVEVLELPPLARAIYNTSQVQQQIPAQLYQAVSQVLNYVLQLNAFRAGRRQAPPRFPNEVAVPSHLSEVSA; this is encoded by the coding sequence ATGGCCGATAACGGCAGCGGCGGCGACAAGACCGAGAAGCCCTCAGCCCAGAAGCTGAAGAAGGCGCGCGAGGAAGGGCAGGTCGCCCGTTCGCGCGACCTGGCGACCGCGGTCGGGATCCTGATCAGCCTCAAGCTCTTCACCCTGCTGCTGCCGGGCTACATGGAGCAGTTCCGGATGCTGTTCCGGATGGTGTTCGTGCCGCTCGGCGAGACCGGGGCGATGGAGAACCAGATGTCGATGGTGTTCCTGGACGCCGTCCTGCTGCTGGTGAAGATGGTGCTGCCGCTGCTGGCGGTGCCGGCGGTGGTGGTGCTGGCGGGCGCGGTTCCGGGCGGCTTCGCGGCCTCGTCCAAGAACCTGGCGCCGAATTTCGGGCGCCTGAACCCGCTGAAGAACCTGGGCAACCTGTTCTCGCAAAAGCACTGGATCGGGTTCCTGACTTCGGCGGCCAAGGCGGTGGTGCTGTGCGTGGTGCTGTGGTTCGTGAGCCAGAGCGGGATCAAGGCCTACCTCGAGCTGCAGCGCATGCCGCTCGGCGAGGCCCTGCTGCAGGGAAGCGGCATGGCCTTCGACGCCCTGATGGCCCTGGTCGCGGTGTTCGTGATCTTCGCGATCATCGACGTGCCGGTGCAGTATTTCCTGTTCATGCGCAACCAGCGCATGAGCAAGCAGGAAGTGAAGGAAGAATACAAGAGCAACGAGGGCAAGCCCGAGGTGAAGCAGCGCATCCGCCAGCTCCAGAACCAGCTGGCGCGGCGCAGCGTGAGCAAGACGGTGCCCACCGCCGACGTGGTGATCGTCAACCCCGAGCACTACGCGGTGGCCCTGAAGTACGATACCGCCCGCGCCGAGGCCCCCTTCGTGGTGGCCAAGGGCGTGGACGAGATGGCGCTCTACATCCGCCAGGTGGCGCGCGAGCACAAGGTCGAGGTGCTCGAGCTGCCGCCGCTGGCGCGCGCCATCTACAACACCAGCCAGGTGCAGCAGCAGATTCCCGCCCAGCTCTACCAGGCGGTGTCGCAGGTGCTGAACTACGTGTTACAACTGAATGCGTTCCGTGCAGGCCGGCGCCAGGCGCCTCCACGGTTCCCCAACGAGGTGGCGGTGCCATCTCATCTGAGTGAGGTTTCTGCATGA
- a CDS encoding tetratricopeptide repeat protein codes for MNSPTAPIIETPEIAEHRRAVKARPRDARSHAMLGLALLRAGRLEEGVESLKRALTIAPAMTTLHGVLAPALHDLGRRKEAIEAYRRALRVAPKDADLHKGLADVLRQEGQHEAAAASAARAAELAGGDAAVQLSLAVARFAHKEYAEAAAAFERVLSLQPEHLEARLDLGRTYVQLQRPEDAARCFEQVLAREPGRLDATVGLGKSLRDLDKKKEAREVYQRALERHPDDAMVLAELGTCLQELGELETARAILERCIELAEPDENVLRSLGLCHFEMGDWEQARDCWQRAMDMAPSPLSHSSLLFLLSHSLSDAQALTAEHFRYGELWETPLLPLRRPHPNPRDPQRPIRVGFVSPDLHSHAVAQFISPVFALLKDSQSVQTHVYYNNRIDDDTTKLLRSFVPRWRSIIDLDDEEAERLIREDGIDILIDLAGHSALNRLTLFARKPAPVQASWIGYAGTTGLKAMDYYLCDQFYLPEGRYDEQFSEKIVRMPLIAPFLPHAAAPEVSPLPALKNGYMTFGSFHRSNKISREVIALWSKLLRATPDSKMLLGGLSGREQNMLRWFEEEGIARERLILRERTTMGHYLAQHADVDICFSPFPYTGATTVCHALWMGVPTLTTIGPTNPSHAALGYLAHLGLSSFLADDDATFVNLGVFLSQNLPTLAALRAGMRERFTSSVVGYPGVVAAGLELALRKMWVQWCEGKAPEHLRVRLSELSPE; via the coding sequence ATGAATTCTCCCACTGCCCCGATTATCGAAACGCCCGAGATCGCCGAACACCGCCGGGCCGTCAAGGCCAGGCCGCGCGATGCGCGCAGCCATGCCATGCTGGGCCTGGCCCTGCTGCGCGCAGGCCGGCTCGAGGAGGGGGTGGAGAGCCTGAAGCGAGCGCTCACTATCGCGCCCGCGATGACTACCCTGCATGGTGTGCTGGCGCCCGCCCTGCACGACCTGGGACGGCGCAAGGAAGCGATCGAGGCCTACCGCCGCGCCCTGCGCGTCGCGCCCAAGGACGCCGACCTGCACAAGGGCCTGGCCGACGTGCTGCGCCAGGAGGGCCAGCACGAGGCCGCCGCCGCCAGCGCGGCGCGCGCCGCCGAACTGGCGGGCGGCGACGCCGCGGTCCAGCTCAGCCTGGCCGTGGCCAGGTTCGCGCACAAGGAATATGCGGAGGCGGCCGCCGCCTTCGAACGCGTGCTCTCGCTCCAGCCCGAGCATCTCGAGGCCCGCCTCGACCTGGGCCGCACCTATGTCCAGCTCCAGCGCCCCGAGGACGCGGCGCGCTGCTTCGAGCAGGTGCTGGCGCGCGAGCCGGGCCGCCTGGACGCCACGGTCGGCCTGGGCAAGTCCCTGCGCGACCTGGACAAGAAGAAGGAGGCGCGCGAGGTCTACCAGCGCGCCCTGGAACGCCACCCGGACGACGCCATGGTGCTCGCCGAGCTCGGCACCTGCCTGCAGGAGCTGGGCGAGCTGGAAACCGCCCGCGCCATCCTCGAGCGCTGCATCGAACTGGCCGAGCCGGACGAGAACGTGCTGCGCTCGCTCGGCCTGTGCCACTTCGAGATGGGCGACTGGGAGCAGGCGCGCGACTGCTGGCAGCGCGCCATGGACATGGCGCCCTCGCCCCTCTCCCACAGCTCGCTGCTGTTCCTGCTCAGCCACAGCCTGAGCGACGCCCAGGCCCTGACCGCCGAGCATTTCCGCTATGGCGAGCTGTGGGAAACCCCGCTGCTGCCGCTGCGCCGTCCGCACCCGAACCCCAGGGACCCGCAGCGCCCGATCCGGGTCGGCTTCGTCTCGCCCGACCTGCACAGCCATGCGGTGGCCCAGTTCATCTCGCCGGTGTTCGCCCTGCTCAAGGACAGCCAGTCGGTGCAGACCCATGTCTATTACAACAACCGCATCGACGACGACACCACCAAGCTGCTGCGCAGCTTCGTGCCGCGCTGGCGCTCGATCATCGACCTCGACGACGAGGAGGCCGAGCGCCTGATCCGCGAGGACGGCATCGACATCCTGATCGACCTGGCCGGACACTCGGCCCTGAACCGCCTGACCCTGTTCGCACGCAAGCCGGCCCCGGTCCAGGCCAGCTGGATCGGCTATGCCGGCACCACCGGCCTGAAGGCCATGGATTACTACCTGTGCGACCAGTTCTACCTGCCGGAGGGCCGCTACGACGAGCAGTTCAGCGAGAAGATCGTGCGCATGCCGCTGATCGCACCCTTCCTGCCGCACGCGGCGGCGCCCGAGGTCAGCCCGCTGCCGGCCCTGAAGAATGGCTACATGACTTTCGGCAGTTTCCACCGCAGCAACAAGATCAGCCGCGAGGTCATCGCCCTGTGGTCGAAACTGCTGCGCGCGACGCCGGATTCGAAGATGCTGCTGGGCGGCCTGAGCGGACGGGAGCAGAACATGCTGCGCTGGTTCGAGGAGGAAGGCATCGCGCGCGAGCGCCTGATCCTGCGCGAGCGCACCACCATGGGCCATTACCTGGCCCAGCACGCCGATGTCGACATCTGCTTCAGCCCCTTCCCCTACACCGGCGCGACCACGGTCTGCCATGCACTGTGGATGGGCGTGCCGACCCTGACCACGATCGGCCCGACCAACCCCAGCCACGCGGCCCTGGGCTACCTGGCCCACCTTGGCCTGAGCTCCTTCCTGGCCGACGACGACGCCACCTTCGTCAACCTGGGCGTGTTCCTGTCCCAGAACCTGCCGACCCTGGCCGCCCTGCGCGCCGGCATGCGCGAGCGCTTCACCTCCTCGGTGGTGGGCTACCCGGGCGTGGTGGCGGCCGGCCTGGAGCTGGCGCTGCGCAAGATGTGGGTGCAGTGGTGCGAGGGCAAGGCGCCGGAACACCTGCGCGTGCGCCTGTCGGAACTGTCGCCGGAATAA
- a CDS encoding flagellar biosynthesis protein FlhA — MNTINAFIAELKRQKFAAPIFLVALLAMIMLPLPPVLLDVLFTFNIVLALIVILVSVSAKRPLDFSVFPTVILGTTLMRLALNVASTRVVLLNGHNGPDAAGHVIESFANVVIGGNFVVGLVVFVILMIINFIVVTKGAERISEVSARFTLDALPGKQMAIDADLNAGLINQDKATQRRKDVAAEADFYGAMDGASKFVRGDAIASILILIINLVGGIAIGALMHGLPMGEAFKVYALLTIGDGLVAQIPALLLSAAAAILVTRIGESGELEQQVGGQLLAQPSTLFAAAGVMVLLGLVPGMPTFTFFIFAGVVGYVGWKLTKRVKAPDNAGVAAIEAALRDERAPELDWQALPVVQPIALAVGYKLVGMIDKGQGEPLTKRIKGVRQSLSEQMGVLLPAIAVRDDLALRPAQYAISLSGTVVAEAEVMPDHLMAIPSPNVYGELDGIPGIEPAYGMAITWITPDQKAHALGLGYQVVEVASAIATHTSKVVREYLHELFRHEDVPAIMERLTALSPKLAAALDKTLTHTQLLRVFRVLLAENVSLKDIVVIATTLLDSAESTKDPILLAAEVRCALRRQIVSSLFGKKKEMPAFNLSAELENMLLGSLNQARQNGGGKVALDNYPIDPQLLSQLQVNMPVAREQMKQAHTPPLLLVLPQVRPLLARYARLFAPGLHVLSYNEIPEGRDVSIVGTVG; from the coding sequence ATGAATACCATCAACGCCTTCATCGCCGAGCTGAAGCGCCAGAAATTCGCCGCGCCGATCTTCCTGGTCGCGCTGCTGGCGATGATCATGCTGCCGCTGCCGCCGGTGCTGCTGGACGTCCTGTTCACCTTCAACATCGTGCTGGCCCTGATCGTGATCCTGGTCTCGGTCTCGGCCAAGCGTCCGCTCGACTTCTCGGTCTTCCCGACCGTGATCCTGGGCACCACCCTGATGCGCCTGGCGCTCAACGTGGCCTCGACCCGCGTGGTCCTGCTCAACGGCCACAACGGCCCGGACGCGGCCGGCCACGTGATCGAGTCCTTCGCCAACGTGGTCATCGGCGGCAACTTCGTGGTCGGCCTGGTGGTGTTCGTGATCCTGATGATCATTAACTTCATCGTGGTCACCAAGGGCGCCGAGCGCATTTCCGAGGTCTCGGCGCGCTTCACCCTGGATGCGCTGCCCGGCAAGCAGATGGCGATCGACGCCGACCTCAACGCGGGCCTGATCAACCAGGACAAGGCTACCCAGCGCCGCAAGGACGTGGCGGCCGAAGCCGACTTCTACGGCGCCATGGACGGCGCCTCCAAGTTCGTGCGCGGCGACGCCATCGCCTCGATCCTGATCCTGATCATCAACCTGGTGGGCGGCATCGCGATCGGCGCCCTGATGCACGGCCTGCCGATGGGCGAGGCCTTCAAGGTCTATGCGCTGCTGACCATCGGTGACGGCCTGGTGGCCCAGATCCCGGCCCTGCTGCTCTCGGCCGCGGCCGCGATCCTGGTGACCCGCATCGGCGAATCGGGCGAACTCGAACAGCAGGTCGGCGGCCAGCTGCTGGCCCAGCCGTCCACCCTGTTCGCCGCCGCCGGCGTGATGGTCCTGCTCGGCCTGGTGCCGGGCATGCCGACCTTCACCTTCTTCATCTTCGCCGGCGTGGTCGGCTACGTCGGCTGGAAGCTGACCAAGCGCGTCAAGGCCCCCGACAACGCCGGCGTGGCCGCGATCGAAGCGGCCCTGCGCGACGAGCGCGCGCCCGAACTCGACTGGCAGGCGCTGCCGGTGGTGCAGCCGATCGCGCTGGCCGTGGGCTACAAGCTGGTCGGCATGATCGACAAGGGGCAGGGCGAGCCGCTCACCAAGCGCATCAAGGGCGTGCGCCAGAGCCTGTCGGAACAGATGGGCGTGCTGCTGCCGGCGATCGCGGTGCGCGACGACCTGGCCCTGCGCCCGGCCCAGTACGCGATCAGCCTGTCGGGCACGGTGGTGGCCGAAGCCGAGGTCATGCCGGACCACCTGATGGCGATTCCCTCGCCCAACGTGTACGGGGAGCTGGACGGCATCCCCGGCATCGAGCCGGCCTATGGCATGGCGATCACCTGGATCACCCCGGACCAGAAGGCGCATGCGCTGGGCCTGGGCTACCAGGTGGTGGAGGTGGCGAGCGCGATCGCGACCCATACCTCGAAGGTGGTGCGCGAATACCTGCACGAGCTGTTCCGCCACGAGGACGTGCCGGCCATCATGGAGCGCCTGACCGCGCTCTCGCCCAAGCTGGCGGCGGCCCTGGACAAGACCCTCACCCACACCCAGCTGCTGCGCGTGTTCCGCGTGCTGCTGGCCGAGAACGTCTCGCTCAAGGACATCGTGGTGATCGCCACCACCCTGCTGGACAGCGCGGAATCCACCAAGGACCCGATCCTGCTGGCGGCCGAGGTGCGCTGCGCGCTGCGGCGCCAGATCGTCTCCAGCCTGTTCGGCAAGAAGAAGGAGATGCCGGCCTTTAACCTGTCGGCCGAACTGGAAAACATGCTGCTCGGTTCCCTGAACCAGGCGCGCCAGAACGGCGGCGGCAAGGTGGCGCTGGACAACTACCCGATCGACCCGCAGCTCCTGTCCCAGCTGCAGGTGAACATGCCGGTGGCGCGCGAGCAGATGAAGCAGGCGCACACGCCGCCGCTGCTGCTGGTGCTGCCCCAGGTGCGTCCGCTGCTGGCGCGCTACGCGCGCCTGTTCGCGCCCGGCCTGCACGTCCTGTCCTACAACGAGATCCCCGAGGGGCGCGACGTCTCGATCGTCGGCACCGTCGGCTGA
- a CDS encoding flagellin, translated as MLSLHTNNAGLSAQNAITRTQNSLSTSMTRLSTGYRINSAMDDAAGLQIATRLKAQTSGMGVAMRNTQNSTSMLQTAEGALDEVSNMLIRMKDLATQAADASSTTADKGAMQSEFDALGKELSNVLKNTTFAGSKLMDGGTLGTAALQFQIGASSSETMSVDLSAAMSAVTSAVSTATAKYSAPTATAAGTEIATGTAANTTITNLTTALDKVGELRSGLGAAANRLEHVYNNLANISTNSKAAAGRIMDVDFATESANMTSNQMLLQASTAMLKQSNSQSSLVMSLLQ; from the coding sequence ATGCTGAGCCTTCACACCAACAACGCTGGCCTGTCCGCACAAAACGCGATCACCCGCACCCAGAACTCGCTGTCGACCTCGATGACCCGTCTGTCGACCGGTTACCGCATCAACTCGGCAATGGATGACGCTGCCGGCCTGCAGATCGCTACCCGCCTGAAAGCCCAGACCTCGGGCATGGGCGTGGCAATGCGCAACACCCAGAACTCGACCTCGATGCTGCAGACCGCCGAAGGCGCGCTGGACGAAGTCAGCAACATGCTGATCCGCATGAAGGACCTGGCAACCCAGGCCGCCGACGCTTCGTCGACCACCGCCGACAAGGGCGCCATGCAGTCGGAATTCGACGCACTGGGCAAGGAACTGTCGAACGTCCTGAAGAACACCACCTTCGCCGGCAGCAAGCTGATGGACGGCGGCACCCTGGGCACCGCTGCCCTGCAGTTCCAGATCGGCGCTTCGTCGAGCGAGACCATGTCGGTCGACCTGTCGGCAGCGATGTCGGCCGTGACCTCGGCAGTCAGCACCGCGACCGCCAAGTACTCGGCTCCGACCGCGACCGCAGCCGGCACCGAAATCGCCACCGGCACCGCCGCCAACACCACCATCACCAACCTGACCACCGCCCTCGACAAAGTCGGCGAACTGCGTTCGGGCCTGGGCGCTGCGGCTAACCGTCTGGAACACGTGTACAACAACCTGGCCAACATCAGCACCAACAGCAAGGCCGCTGCCGGCCGCATCATGGACGTCGACTTCGCGACCGAATCCGCGAACATGACCTCCAACCAGATGCTGCTGCAGGCGTCGACCGCCATGCTGAAGCAGTCGAACAGCCAGTCCTCGCTGGTCATGTCCCTGCTCCAGTAA
- a CDS encoding flagellar biosynthetic protein FliR: protein MELVGFLLPLLGALWWPFARIMAMMMTAPVLGEGMVPVPVKALLAVVLSFLMLPITRTGGMPDPFSLAGVVAMFEQAVIGGVLGLALQFAMAVVTLLGFLASSQIGFSLAQMNDPVNGAVSDVVSVLMSLVAMLVFFAIDGHLVLMAVLGQSFRAWPVGSGYGPLLLQGVALNLGWVFSAAMLLALPIVFSTMVVQLGFGFLNRVAPSLNLFSLGFSLITVFGLLMLVQLVRFIPEHYVAMTNQVLEMLQQQMRMAHGR from the coding sequence ATGGAACTGGTCGGCTTCCTGCTGCCGCTGCTGGGCGCCCTGTGGTGGCCCTTCGCACGCATCATGGCGATGATGATGACCGCCCCGGTGCTGGGCGAGGGCATGGTGCCGGTCCCGGTCAAGGCCCTGCTGGCGGTGGTGCTGTCCTTCCTGATGCTGCCGATCACGCGCACCGGCGGCATGCCCGACCCGTTCTCGCTGGCCGGCGTGGTGGCGATGTTCGAGCAGGCCGTGATCGGCGGCGTGCTCGGCCTGGCCCTGCAGTTCGCGATGGCGGTGGTGACCCTGCTGGGCTTCCTGGCCTCGAGCCAGATCGGTTTCTCGCTGGCCCAGATGAACGACCCGGTCAACGGCGCGGTGTCGGACGTGGTCTCGGTCCTGATGTCGCTGGTGGCGATGCTGGTGTTCTTCGCCATCGACGGCCACCTGGTGCTGATGGCGGTGCTGGGGCAGAGCTTCCGCGCCTGGCCGGTGGGGTCCGGCTACGGCCCGCTGCTGCTGCAGGGCGTGGCCCTGAACCTGGGCTGGGTGTTCTCGGCGGCGATGCTGCTGGCGCTGCCGATCGTGTTCTCGACCATGGTGGTGCAGCTCGGCTTCGGTTTCCTGAACCGGGTGGCGCCCAGCCTGAACCTGTTCTCGCTGGGTTTTTCGCTGATCACGGTGTTCGGCCTCCTGATGCTGGTGCAGCTGGTGCGCTTCATCCCGGAGCACTACGTGGCCATGACCAACCAGGTGCTGGAGATGCTCCAGCAGCAGATGAGGATGGCCCATGGCCGATAA
- the fliQ gene encoding flagellar biosynthesis protein FliQ gives MSPDVAVDLVVEALQIVLLLVMVLVVPGLIMGLVVALVQAATQINEQTLSFLPRLIVTLLAVILAGHWMTSTLMDYCISVFQRAATLAT, from the coding sequence ATGAGTCCCGATGTCGCTGTCGACCTGGTGGTCGAAGCCCTGCAGATCGTGCTGCTGCTGGTGATGGTGCTGGTGGTCCCCGGCCTGATCATGGGCCTGGTGGTGGCGCTGGTGCAGGCCGCCACCCAGATCAACGAGCAGACCCTGAGCTTCCTGCCGCGCCTGATCGTCACCCTGCTGGCGGTGATCCTGGCCGGCCACTGGATGACCTCCACCCTGATGGATTACTGCATCTCGGTGTTCCAGCGCGCCGCGACGCTGGCCACCTGA
- a CDS encoding DegT/DnrJ/EryC1/StrS aminotransferase family protein, producing the protein MSEHDPKPQHKPVYVTQPYLPPLEEFLPYLEQIWDNKVLTNGGPFHQRLERALCDYLGVEHLALFTNGTIALVTALQALRVTGEVITTPYSFVATAHSLQWNGIKPVFVDVDPDTLNLDPAMIEAAITPQTTAIMPVHCYGHPCDVAAIQKIADNYNLKVIYDAAHAFGVRDGGGSVLRHGDLSVLSFHATKVFNTFEGGAIVCPDARTKQRIDHLKNFGFVDEVTVVASGINGKMSEINAAFGLLQLEHVDRAIARRREIDAAYREQLAGVPGIRCLGDAGEAAANYSYFPILVGPEYGLGRDALYQKLKDQGIHARRYFHPLITEFPMYRGLPSARRDNLPVATSAARSVLCLPIYPALSSDDVERIVALVKGA; encoded by the coding sequence ATGAGCGAGCACGATCCCAAGCCGCAGCACAAGCCGGTCTACGTCACCCAGCCCTACCTGCCGCCGCTGGAGGAATTCCTGCCCTACCTGGAGCAGATCTGGGACAACAAGGTCCTGACCAACGGCGGCCCCTTCCACCAGCGCCTGGAGCGCGCCCTGTGCGACTACCTGGGCGTCGAGCACCTGGCCCTGTTCACCAACGGCACCATCGCCCTGGTCACCGCCCTCCAGGCCCTGCGCGTGACGGGAGAGGTGATCACCACCCCGTATTCCTTCGTGGCCACCGCCCATTCGCTGCAGTGGAACGGCATCAAGCCAGTGTTCGTCGACGTCGACCCCGACACCCTGAACCTCGATCCGGCCATGATCGAGGCCGCGATCACGCCCCAGACCACGGCCATCATGCCGGTGCACTGCTACGGCCACCCCTGCGACGTGGCGGCGATCCAGAAAATCGCCGACAACTACAACCTCAAGGTGATCTACGACGCCGCCCATGCCTTCGGCGTGCGCGACGGCGGCGGCAGCGTGCTGCGCCACGGCGACCTGTCGGTGCTGAGCTTCCACGCCACCAAGGTCTTCAACACCTTCGAGGGCGGGGCCATCGTCTGCCCGGACGCGCGCACCAAGCAGCGCATCGACCACCTCAAGAACTTCGGCTTCGTCGACGAGGTCACCGTGGTCGCTTCCGGCATCAATGGCAAGATGAGCGAGATCAACGCCGCCTTCGGCCTGCTCCAGCTCGAGCACGTCGACCGCGCGATCGCGCGCCGGCGCGAGATCGACGCCGCCTACCGCGAGCAGCTGGCCGGCGTGCCCGGCATCCGCTGCCTGGGCGACGCCGGGGAGGCGGCCGCCAATTATTCCTACTTCCCCATCTTGGTAGGCCCCGAGTATGGGCTCGGCCGCGACGCGCTGTACCAGAAACTCAAGGACCAGGGCATCCACGCGCGCCGCTACTTCCACCCCTTGATCACCGAATTCCCGATGTACCGCGGCCTGCCCTCGGCGCGCCGCGACAACCTGCCGGTGGCGACGAGCGCCGCGCGCAGCGTGCTGTGCCTGCCGATCTACCCGGCGCTCTCCTCGGACGACGTGGAGCGCATCGTGGCCCTGGTGAAGGGCGCGTGA